A DNA window from Parafrankia irregularis contains the following coding sequences:
- a CDS encoding ABC transporter ATP-binding protein, which yields MQPKVCGSAEPPIIEVTGLTKAFGRAPAQRVALRGVDLSVAPGEWVAIVGPSGCGKSTLLHLLAGLDTADSGSVRLAGEEISALSAGRRALARRHRVGLVFQAYNLVPHLTVQANVELGMRVAGTGRRATRARAQELLDLLGLSDVARALPATLSGGQQQRVAIARAAATRPDVLLADEPTGALDSEATGTVVDLLRTENAGGRTVVMVTHDYAVAATADRIIFLRDGKVTDERRPRGLTDRPGMAGVSPTTGTSAAAGSNSGDGSEGPEPAGTDTGTGTGDVDLLGLGSW from the coding sequence ATGCAGCCGAAGGTGTGCGGTTCCGCGGAACCGCCGATCATCGAGGTGACCGGGCTGACGAAGGCGTTCGGGCGGGCACCGGCGCAGCGGGTCGCCCTGCGCGGGGTGGACCTGAGCGTCGCGCCCGGGGAGTGGGTGGCGATCGTCGGGCCGAGCGGCTGCGGCAAGTCGACCCTGCTGCACCTGCTCGCCGGGCTGGACACGGCCGACTCCGGGTCGGTCCGCCTCGCCGGGGAGGAGATCAGCGCGCTCTCGGCGGGCCGGCGCGCCCTCGCCCGCCGGCACCGGGTCGGGCTGGTCTTCCAGGCCTACAACCTCGTCCCCCACCTGACCGTGCAGGCCAACGTGGAGCTGGGCATGCGGGTGGCCGGCACCGGGCGGCGGGCGACCCGGGCCCGGGCCCAGGAGCTGCTCGACCTGCTCGGCCTGTCGGACGTCGCCCGGGCGCTGCCGGCCACGCTGTCGGGTGGCCAGCAGCAGCGGGTGGCGATCGCCCGGGCCGCGGCGACCCGCCCCGACGTGCTGCTCGCCGACGAGCCGACCGGCGCGCTCGACAGCGAGGCCACGGGCACGGTCGTCGATCTGCTGCGCACGGAGAACGCAGGCGGACGGACGGTCGTGATGGTGACCCACGACTACGCGGTCGCGGCCACCGCGGACCGCATCATCTTCCTCCGCGACGGGAAGGTCACCGACGAACGGCGCCCCCGAGGCCTGACCGACCGACCGGGCATGGCCGGGGTCTCGCCTACCACCGGCACCTCTGCGGCGGCCGGCTCCAACTCGGGCGACGGCTCCGAAGGCCCGGAACCGGCCGGCACGGACACCGGCACCGGCACCGGCGACGTCGACCTGCTGGGCCTTGGGAGCTGGTGA
- a CDS encoding ABC transporter permease, with product MSAIIALTMAGLRSRGRAGTAVLLLVLVIAATGLTAGVSVARGGEGRLDDLAERTNVPDVVVQARGLPAEPTAATPSTAATAATASPSATAATAAARDGAATLAGVPGVRAVAGPQQVVDGELVTGSGPADLESAEVAAVDDPDQVVGASQVTAGRWLDGPGELVVERSAATHLGLVPGSAVTLRTSGGADVPFTVVGTATDLTDCAFPDCDPIRMFASSSGARRLDPTGTASSTRYLLDAAPGTDPEELAGRLQRDHPDLAGWTNTWPDTRGDILVASRIFGRFVSAFGVFLLVACAIVIAGTMTIRVIRQRREIAMLGAVGCRPREIVAALVGEHLVLGLAAAAAGWVLGSLVSPLLDLGAAPLAGRPAPVWSVADLLLTAGVLSLVLVIATISPAVRAARAPVTEALRDSPSVGRLWSRGPATRVPARLSLLGLGPLATRPARTGLSTLAVVVAVVGLIVTGGFLRIVESAATDPFQTGSPWDVTVSVQASDSAPAQSAEAAQSAESTKSAEAAQSAEATRIGSVVRSAPGVASWYAEADRPANLGGETVLARAFDGGPPAYQVGAGRLPLGAGEVAVGYGLVADHGLKVGSTVAFEVAGATHTARVVGWYRTTEDTGDILLLPMAELRRTEPGAVARVFRLTAGPSVSPAALADQLSEAVGDDVPLELQDSSTEGLAMVRTAMLSIAGLVAAVALVNLLSTLLAGNRENGRALGVLGALGLTPRQLVGQGAVAGAALGVLGLAVGIPLGLLCFRVLSDLVSASIGMGPGYGNGPGLGVLLGLVVTPLACAAAGGLAARVLAARPVSHLLRWD from the coding sequence ATGAGTGCGATCATCGCCCTGACCATGGCGGGGCTGCGCAGCCGCGGCCGTGCCGGGACGGCTGTGCTCCTCCTGGTTCTCGTCATCGCCGCGACAGGGCTGACCGCGGGGGTGAGCGTGGCCCGCGGCGGCGAGGGCCGGCTCGACGACCTGGCCGAACGGACGAACGTGCCCGACGTCGTCGTCCAGGCCCGAGGCCTTCCCGCGGAGCCCACCGCGGCCACCCCGAGCACCGCGGCCACCGCGGCCACCGCGAGCCCGAGCGCCACGGCCGCCACGGCCGCCGCGCGGGACGGTGCCGCGACGCTGGCCGGTGTGCCCGGGGTCCGGGCGGTGGCCGGGCCGCAGCAGGTCGTCGACGGCGAGCTGGTCACCGGATCGGGGCCCGCCGACCTGGAGTCCGCCGAGGTGGCGGCGGTCGATGATCCCGACCAGGTCGTCGGCGCCTCCCAGGTGACCGCGGGCCGGTGGCTCGACGGCCCGGGCGAGCTGGTCGTCGAGCGAAGCGCCGCCACCCATCTCGGGCTGGTGCCGGGGTCGGCGGTCACCCTGCGGACCTCCGGTGGCGCGGACGTCCCGTTCACCGTGGTCGGCACCGCGACCGATCTGACCGACTGCGCCTTTCCGGACTGCGACCCGATCCGCATGTTCGCCAGCTCGTCCGGTGCGCGCCGGCTCGACCCGACGGGGACGGCGTCGTCCACCAGGTATCTGCTCGACGCCGCACCCGGCACCGACCCCGAGGAACTGGCCGGACGCCTCCAGCGTGACCATCCCGACCTGGCCGGCTGGACCAACACCTGGCCGGACACCCGCGGCGACATCCTCGTGGCGTCCCGGATCTTCGGCCGGTTCGTCTCCGCCTTCGGTGTCTTCCTGCTGGTCGCCTGCGCGATCGTCATCGCCGGGACGATGACGATCCGGGTCATCCGGCAGCGGCGGGAGATCGCCATGCTGGGCGCGGTCGGCTGCCGGCCCCGGGAGATCGTCGCCGCCCTCGTCGGCGAGCACCTCGTGCTCGGCCTCGCCGCGGCGGCAGCGGGGTGGGTGCTGGGCTCCCTCGTCTCGCCGCTGCTCGATCTCGGCGCGGCGCCGCTCGCCGGCCGGCCCGCACCGGTGTGGTCGGTGGCCGACCTGCTACTCACCGCCGGCGTGCTGAGCCTGGTGCTGGTCATCGCGACGATCAGCCCTGCCGTCCGGGCCGCGCGGGCACCGGTCACCGAGGCACTGCGCGACAGCCCGTCGGTCGGCAGGCTGTGGTCGCGGGGGCCGGCGACCCGGGTGCCGGCACGGCTGAGCCTGCTCGGGCTCGGTCCGCTGGCCACCAGGCCGGCCCGCACCGGGCTGAGCACCCTGGCCGTCGTCGTCGCCGTCGTCGGCCTCATCGTGACCGGTGGATTCCTGCGCATCGTCGAAAGTGCGGCGACCGACCCGTTCCAGACCGGCAGCCCCTGGGATGTCACGGTGAGCGTGCAGGCCTCGGACAGCGCACCCGCGCAGAGCGCCGAGGCCGCGCAAAGTGCCGAGAGCACGAAAAGCGCCGAGGCCGCGCAGAGTGCCGAGGCAACGCGGATCGGCTCGGTCGTGCGGTCCGCGCCGGGAGTCGCGAGCTGGTACGCCGAGGCCGACCGCCCGGCGAACCTCGGCGGCGAGACCGTGCTGGCCCGGGCCTTCGACGGTGGCCCGCCGGCCTACCAGGTCGGCGCCGGGCGGCTTCCGCTCGGCGCGGGCGAGGTCGCCGTCGGCTACGGGCTGGTCGCCGACCACGGCCTGAAAGTCGGCAGCACCGTGGCGTTCGAGGTCGCCGGAGCCACCCACACCGCCCGGGTGGTCGGCTGGTACCGGACCACCGAGGACACCGGCGACATCCTGCTGCTGCCGATGGCGGAGCTGCGCCGCACCGAACCGGGCGCCGTGGCGAGGGTCTTCCGGCTGACGGCCGGGCCGTCGGTCAGCCCGGCGGCGCTCGCCGACCAGCTCAGCGAGGCCGTGGGTGACGACGTCCCGCTCGAGCTGCAGGACAGCTCGACCGAGGGTCTCGCCATGGTCCGAACAGCCATGCTCTCGATCGCCGGCCTGGTCGCCGCGGTCGCGCTGGTGAACCTGCTCTCCACCCTGCTCGCCGGCAATCGGGAGAACGGGCGGGCGCTGGGTGTTCTCGGGGCGCTCGGTCTCACCCCGCGCCAGCTCGTCGGGCAGGGAGCGGTCGCCGGCGCGGCGCTCGGCGTGCTCGGCCTGGCGGTGGGGATCCCGCTCGGCCTGCTCTGCTTCCGTGTGCTGAGCGATCTCGTCTCCGCCAGCATCGGGATGGGCCCGGGGTACGGGAACGGACCGGGCCTCGGCGTGCTGCTGGGCCTCGTGGTGACCCCGCTGGCCTGCGCGGCCGCCGGCGGCCTCGCCGCCCGCGTCCTCGCCGCGCGGCCGGTCTCGCACCTGCTGCGCTGGGACTGA